A genomic segment from Alteribacillus bidgolensis encodes:
- a CDS encoding NADPH:quinone reductase → MKAVVFNQYGGPEVLETTSMKKPSPKPDDILVEVKASGINPVDTYFRKGIREVPSFPHIPHFDLAGVVAEVGSNVQSLEIGDRVWATNIKGTAAEFVTASVDYVYRLPDNISFEEGATLGIPVLTAHLSLYNRAHLKQRENVLIYGASGAVGNAAVQLAVKTGATVLATASSEVKENIAKKAGAHHVINYKNENLEDKVLAATNNEGVDVILDMSLSENMESDFNLLKTGGRIVAIGSPKNNAPELPWRLLNQKHASLLGVLLFTASVDALQYAAAEINDSLTNGSLKPHLATSFKLEEAVKAHKALEANTFNGTIVLQIG, encoded by the coding sequence ATGAAAGCTGTTGTTTTTAATCAATACGGAGGTCCAGAAGTGTTAGAAACTACATCTATGAAAAAACCTTCACCAAAACCAGATGATATATTAGTAGAAGTAAAAGCAAGCGGAATAAACCCTGTTGATACTTATTTTCGGAAAGGAATCAGGGAAGTTCCGTCCTTTCCTCATATTCCCCATTTTGATTTAGCGGGAGTTGTAGCAGAAGTTGGGTCTAATGTTCAATCCTTGGAAATTGGAGACAGAGTTTGGGCGACAAACATAAAAGGGACAGCGGCTGAATTTGTAACAGCTTCTGTTGATTATGTCTATCGATTACCCGATAATATAAGCTTTGAAGAAGGAGCCACTTTAGGAATTCCAGTACTTACCGCTCATTTATCTTTATATAATAGAGCTCATTTGAAACAAAGAGAAAATGTATTGATTTACGGTGCTTCAGGCGCAGTTGGAAACGCAGCAGTGCAATTAGCCGTTAAAACTGGGGCCACGGTACTTGCCACAGCCAGCTCGGAGGTAAAAGAAAATATAGCGAAGAAAGCAGGAGCTCATCACGTTATTAATTACAAAAACGAAAACCTTGAAGATAAAGTGCTGGCTGCAACAAACAATGAAGGTGTCGATGTCATTTTAGATATGTCTTTAAGTGAAAACATGGAAAGTGATTTTAATCTGTTGAAAACAGGTGGAAGGATAGTAGCAATAGGCTCTCCAAAAAATAACGCACCTGAGCTTCCTTGGCGTTTACTAAATCAAAAACATGCGTCTTTATTAGGTGTATTATTATTCACCGCTTCAGTCGATGCCCTGCAGTATGCAGCTGCTGAAATAAATGATTCTCTGACAAATGGCAGTCTTAAGCCTCACCTTGCAACATCCTTCAAATTAGAAGAAGCTGTAAAGGCTCATAAAGCGCTTGAAGCTAATACATTTAATGGAACCATAGTATTACAAATTGGTTGA
- a CDS encoding LL-diaminopimelate aminotransferase produces MIQPAQRMNTLSSSVFTELAEKKNKKIQAGENMIDLSIGSPDLPPPESVRSILSKEVKKEDQYGYSLKGTKEFQEAVVHYYNHRFDINLNPEEVLQLMGSQDGLAHLALAYLDPGDYIIAPDPGYPIYSACTSLADAQLYTVPVHEENNFMPDFDHIPIEIVKKAKMMILNYPGNPTAAVADLNYFKQAVSFGLEHNILIVHDFAYAELIFSNQNPLSIFHIPEAKKIAVEFNSLSKSFNMAGARIGYLIGFPSYLKPLADIKSNIDYGVFQPVQKAAAYALTNELSYLEHHRRVYKKRRDVFINVLHKKGWQVRIPDGGMFIWAKVPAPCTSLSFSLEALEYGVVVTPGNAFGAGGEGYVRIALVQEEDLLKKAGEKLTALINKY; encoded by the coding sequence ATGATACAACCAGCACAGCGAATGAACACGCTTTCTTCAAGTGTTTTCACAGAGTTGGCAGAGAAGAAAAATAAAAAAATACAAGCTGGCGAAAATATGATCGATTTAAGTATCGGGAGTCCAGATCTTCCACCACCAGAATCTGTACGGTCTATTCTTTCCAAAGAAGTAAAAAAGGAAGATCAGTATGGATATTCTCTAAAAGGAACAAAGGAGTTTCAAGAAGCTGTTGTTCACTACTATAATCATCGATTTGATATCAATTTAAATCCAGAAGAAGTTTTGCAGCTTATGGGTTCCCAAGATGGCCTTGCCCATTTGGCACTGGCTTATTTAGACCCTGGTGATTACATTATAGCTCCTGATCCGGGTTATCCTATCTATTCTGCATGCACTTCCCTGGCAGATGCCCAATTATATACGGTTCCCGTACATGAAGAAAATAATTTCATGCCTGACTTTGACCATATTCCAATAGAGATAGTAAAAAAAGCAAAAATGATGATTCTAAATTATCCAGGTAACCCGACTGCAGCCGTGGCCGATTTAAACTATTTTAAACAAGCAGTATCCTTTGGATTAGAACATAACATTTTAATTGTCCACGATTTTGCGTATGCAGAACTCATTTTTTCCAATCAAAATCCTTTAAGCATATTTCATATCCCTGAAGCTAAAAAAATTGCAGTCGAATTTAATTCTTTATCAAAAAGTTTCAACATGGCCGGTGCACGGATAGGATACTTAATAGGCTTTCCATCTTATTTAAAGCCTTTGGCTGATATAAAATCAAATATAGATTACGGTGTTTTTCAGCCTGTTCAAAAAGCAGCTGCCTATGCTTTAACCAATGAACTTTCTTATTTAGAACATCACCGGAGAGTGTATAAAAAGCGGCGTGATGTCTTTATTAACGTATTGCATAAAAAAGGCTGGCAAGTACGCATTCCTGATGGGGGGATGTTTATCTGGGCAAAAGTCCCTGCTCCGTGTACATCTTTGTCTTTTTCATTGGAAGCTTTAGAATATGGCGTAGTTGTAACCCCTGGAAATGCTTTTGGAGCTGGCGGTGAAGGGTATGTTCGTATTGCTCTGGTACAAGAAGAAGATTTACTAAAAAAAGCAGGCGAAAAACTAACTGCGCTTATAAATAAGTACTAA
- a CDS encoding cytosolic protein, with the protein MYVGRDFSELVMTSKKNWTDKELAHFHESFQQILPYLNSEGGMIYREIMEEIKNRHSFHLNEASLERGSTIHPE; encoded by the coding sequence ATGTATGTTGGGCGTGATTTCTCTGAATTAGTCATGACTTCCAAAAAGAACTGGACTGATAAAGAACTTGCTCATTTTCACGAAAGCTTTCAGCAAATACTTCCATATCTAAACTCTGAAGGCGGCATGATTTATCGAGAGATAATGGAAGAAATAAAAAATAGGCATTCGTTTCACCTTAATGAAGCAAGCTTGGAACGTGGTTCAACCATTCATCCTGAATAA
- the fabL gene encoding enoyl-[acyl-carrier-protein] reductase FabL: MENKVALVTGSSRGIGKQIALKLAEKGYNIVVNYARSKTKAMETADEIESLGVKAAIVKANVGKTEKIKELFSTVNDTFGRLDVFVNNAASGVLRPAMELEENHWDWTMNINSKALLFCAQEAAKLMEKNNGGNIVSLSSLGSQRYLKNYTAVGVSKAAVEALTRYLAVELSEKGIVVNAVSGGAVNTEALTHFPNRDELLEEAKKKTPAGRMVEMTDLVNGVMFLISDEASMIRGQTIVIDGGISLLT, encoded by the coding sequence ATGGAGAATAAAGTAGCCCTTGTCACTGGCAGCAGCAGAGGAATAGGAAAACAAATAGCTTTAAAATTAGCTGAAAAAGGATATAATATCGTCGTCAACTATGCTCGAAGTAAAACAAAAGCGATGGAAACTGCTGATGAAATTGAATCATTAGGAGTAAAAGCAGCCATTGTGAAAGCGAATGTAGGAAAAACGGAAAAAATCAAAGAATTGTTTTCGACAGTGAATGATACATTTGGTCGTTTAGATGTGTTTGTAAATAATGCAGCTTCTGGAGTATTAAGACCAGCAATGGAATTAGAAGAAAATCATTGGGATTGGACGATGAACATTAATAGTAAAGCATTATTGTTCTGTGCTCAGGAAGCGGCTAAATTAATGGAAAAAAATAATGGTGGTAACATTGTAAGTTTGAGTTCCTTAGGTTCCCAGCGCTATTTAAAAAATTATACAGCCGTTGGAGTTTCAAAAGCAGCCGTTGAAGCACTAACACGATATTTGGCAGTGGAACTTTCTGAGAAAGGTATTGTGGTTAATGCTGTATCTGGCGGGGCGGTAAATACTGAAGCACTCACGCATTTTCCTAACCGCGATGAGTTATTAGAAGAAGCAAAGAAAAAAACTCCTGCCGGTCGAATGGTAGAGATGACCGATTTAGTAAACGGGGTTATGTTTTTAATTTCAGATGAAGCTTCGATGATTCGGGGGCAGACTATCGTTATTGATGGAGGAATTTCTCTTTTAACTTAA
- a CDS encoding gamma-type small acid-soluble spore protein: MDRNQNQQQNASQTNAQKVRQQNAAAARNQSQQTEFASETDAQQVRQQNQQSQQKKQQNQQQPNQRQQ; the protein is encoded by the coding sequence ATGGATAGAAATCAAAACCAACAACAAAACGCTTCACAAACTAACGCACAAAAAGTTCGCCAGCAAAACGCAGCAGCTGCTAGAAATCAAAGCCAGCAGACTGAATTTGCAAGCGAAACGGATGCACAGCAAGTAAGACAACAAAATCAACAGTCTCAACAAAAGAAACAACAGAATCAACAACAGCCAAACCAACGTCAGCAATAA
- the ntdP gene encoding nucleoside tri-diphosphate phosphatase, which yields MEFPETGRIIEIQSYKHDGTLHRIWEETLILQGTSKEVVGGNDRILVHESDGRTWRTREPAICYFHREKWFNVIGMVRADGIHYYCNLGTPFVWDEEALKYIDYDLDIKVFPDMTYHLLDEDEFKKHKEEMNYPEKINLQISKSVEELQSWIYQRKGPFDPQFVEQWYERYLFFR from the coding sequence ATGGAATTCCCGGAAACCGGAAGAATAATCGAAATTCAAAGCTATAAGCATGACGGAACTCTTCACCGTATCTGGGAGGAAACCCTGATCTTACAAGGTACATCCAAAGAAGTGGTTGGCGGTAATGATCGAATCCTTGTTCATGAATCCGATGGAAGGACATGGAGGACTAGAGAACCAGCAATTTGCTATTTTCATAGAGAAAAGTGGTTTAACGTTATTGGAATGGTTCGAGCCGACGGAATTCATTATTATTGTAACTTAGGTACTCCTTTTGTGTGGGATGAAGAAGCTTTGAAATATATAGATTATGACTTAGATATTAAAGTTTTTCCTGACATGACATATCATTTACTAGATGAAGATGAATTCAAAAAACATAAAGAAGAAATGAATTATCCAGAAAAAATTAATCTGCAAATTTCTAAGTCTGTAGAAGAACTTCAGAGCTGGATTTATCAAAGAAAGGGGCCGTTTGATCCCCAGTTTGTGGAACAATGGTATGAACGCTATTTGTTTTTTCGTTGA
- a CDS encoding ABC transporter ATP-binding protein — protein sequence MGSIKRYLQFVKPYKKVIFITIIIGVLKFGIPLLTPLILAYVIDDIILAETIATDEKLNTLFWLVGGTILAFLVLRPPIEYYRQYFAQWTGSKVLYDIRDQLFAHIQKLSLRFYSNRKAGEIISRVIHDVEQTKNFVITGLMNIWLDMVTIVIAVIIMLTINSWLTLVALALFPLYVFSIKYFYSRLRDLTKVRSQALADVQGHLHERVQGMNVIRSFALEEYEQEQFGKRNIHFLNKAIDHTKWNAKTFAVVNTITDIAPLIVILAAGYFVLTSGLEVGEMVAFVSYMERLYNPLRRLVNSSTTLTQSIASMDRVFEFVDEKYDIQDKNTAIPLEHTSGAIEFNNVTFQYEEDSEIVLKNIDLSVTAGETIALVGMSGGGKSTLVSLIPRFYDVSSGAVKLDGIDIRDYEVRTLRDKIGMVLQDNILFSDSVKMNILMGNPHATHQEVVEAAKAANADGFINELPNGYDTPVGERGVKLSGGQKQRIAIARVFLKNPPILIFDEATSALDLESEHLIQEAMQNLAKNRTTFIVAHRLSTITHADRIIVIENGTVVESGNHSQLMQHEGSYRKLFEVQNV from the coding sequence ATGGGTAGTATTAAAAGATATTTGCAATTTGTAAAGCCGTATAAAAAAGTTATTTTTATTACGATTATCATTGGAGTATTAAAATTTGGAATTCCGCTTTTAACTCCACTGATCTTAGCCTATGTCATAGACGACATAATTCTAGCAGAAACGATAGCAACCGATGAAAAATTAAATACGTTATTTTGGCTTGTTGGAGGGACAATTCTAGCTTTTCTTGTTTTAAGACCCCCGATTGAATATTATCGGCAATATTTTGCTCAATGGACAGGCAGCAAGGTTTTATATGACATAAGAGATCAATTGTTTGCTCATATTCAAAAATTAAGCTTGCGGTTTTATTCTAATCGAAAAGCCGGCGAGATCATTTCCCGGGTAATACATGATGTCGAACAAACAAAAAATTTCGTTATCACTGGTTTAATGAACATTTGGCTTGATATGGTAACGATTGTTATCGCAGTAATAATTATGTTAACGATCAATAGCTGGTTAACATTAGTTGCGCTTGCATTATTTCCTTTGTATGTTTTTTCGATCAAATATTTTTACTCGAGACTGCGTGATTTAACTAAAGTCCGCTCACAAGCATTAGCAGATGTACAAGGCCACTTGCATGAACGGGTTCAAGGGATGAATGTAATTCGAAGCTTTGCGCTAGAAGAATATGAGCAAGAGCAATTTGGAAAAAGAAACATTCATTTTCTTAATAAAGCGATTGATCATACAAAATGGAATGCAAAGACTTTCGCCGTTGTAAATACAATTACTGACATTGCTCCATTAATTGTTATACTAGCTGCAGGTTACTTTGTGTTAACATCAGGGCTTGAGGTCGGTGAGATGGTAGCATTTGTTTCATACATGGAGCGTTTGTACAACCCATTAAGAAGGTTGGTCAATTCTTCGACAACATTAACGCAATCCATAGCTTCAATGGATCGTGTTTTTGAATTTGTAGATGAAAAATACGATATCCAGGATAAAAATACTGCTATCCCGCTTGAGCATACAAGCGGAGCTATAGAATTTAACAATGTTACATTTCAATATGAAGAAGATAGTGAAATAGTATTAAAGAATATTGATCTATCCGTAACAGCTGGAGAAACAATTGCTTTGGTTGGGATGAGCGGTGGCGGGAAAAGTACATTAGTCAGTCTTATTCCAAGGTTTTACGATGTCAGTTCTGGTGCGGTAAAACTAGATGGAATAGATATTCGTGATTATGAAGTACGAACCCTTAGAGACAAAATTGGGATGGTTCTGCAAGATAATATTTTATTTAGTGATTCTGTAAAAATGAATATATTAATGGGCAACCCTCATGCAACCCATCAAGAAGTAGTGGAAGCAGCCAAAGCAGCAAACGCAGATGGGTTTATCAATGAACTGCCAAATGGTTATGACACCCCGGTAGGAGAGCGCGGAGTGAAATTGTCTGGAGGTCAAAAACAAAGAATTGCAATTGCCAGGGTATTTTTAAAAAATCCGCCGATTTTGATTTTTGACGAGGCTACCTCGGCTCTAGATTTGGAAAGTGAGCATCTTATCCAAGAAGCAATGCAAAACCTGGCTAAAAATAGAACAACATTTATTGTGGCTCACCGACTTTCAACGATCACGCACGCCGACCGGATTATTGTAATAGAAAATGGTACAGTTGTTGAATCAGGTAATCACTCTCAATTAATGCAGCATGAAGGTTCTTATCGGAAGCTGTTTGAAGTACAAAACGTTTAG